The Musa acuminata AAA Group cultivar baxijiao chromosome BXJ3-6, Cavendish_Baxijiao_AAA, whole genome shotgun sequence region TACCCAAAATTCTACTCGTTCCTTTAGACCATCTTTATTTTCTTGtttgaatttatctttttatggTTCTACGAGGTTCGTGATGATTTAAAGGTAGACGCACTTTGATGGAGAAGAACACTTTTATCACCATGAATTATCATCTCCCATAATCTTTGTTTCTTGAAAAGGCTTTTCATAACTTGCTTTAAGTTATTTTTATGGTTTTACTGAACTCTTGATGGTTGAATGAAAGATGCAGACTTATTAAAGACGAAACTTTCATGACTATCAATCTGATTTCATCATTTTGCTTTATCGAAAAGATCTTTTTCATTTTTTGTACATAGCTGCCTTTGAGGGTTCTTCTTAACTGTTCTTGGGTTCTCAGTGACCTGGGAAGATAACTTTTGATTACCATTGATGTCGTCTCTTATCATTTATGTTCCTCGAAAATATGTTTGCCTTTTATTgtttgaagttttttttttacGGATAGTTTAAATAAAGAAACAACCTGTTGGAGAAGAAACTATACGTTGGGTTCCCAATAAAATAGGAAGAGAACGTTCATCATCATTTATCTCATCCCTAATCATTTGAATTTTATGATTCTATTGAGTTCTTGATGGTTTAAATAAAGTCACTTCTTGTTGGAGAAGAAATTAGGATGGAAAAAGAAAATTTCATCACCTTCAGAATTTCTGCTACTGGATAAGATTTCTGTTCTTTCATGGTTCTACAGATTTATTAACCGTTCAGAGAAAATGGAActtatttggagaagaaattgGAAATTGCATCTCTTTTGGCTTTTCTTCAGTTTTCACAGATAGAGGAAGAAACTTCCATCATCCTCATCTCTCATCATTTTCATTCCTTGAATATATCATACTGCATAGTTATGGCCCCACTTTAAAATGATGACATGTGGCATGTTGTTGAGAAGATATGAAACAATTCTTTTGTTGTGATTCTTGGTTGCCGATGACAGAGGAAGAAGACTTTGCTGAAGGAGTATGAGCAAAGTGCAAAGTCATCCGTGTTTTTGGACAACCGAATTGGAGAAAAGGATGATACTCTACAAGAATTCGACAAAGCCGTGTTACGTCTTCAACGTGAGCGCCAGGTTGTATTTTCTTCAAATATGCTAATTTGAACTTGCTTTTTCCCAGCAATCTACTCAATGAATTATGTGATTCATTTCCATTTAGCTTTCTAGCTCTGTGAATGTATATCATCATAATATCTCCTTGGGTTCAGTTGAATTGCCATCTGTGTTTGTGACACTTCTTATGGCTCTTTCTTACAACTTTTCTTCGGTTTTATATTTTAGTTATAAAAGTTCAGTTCTTCATTGGTTTTCTTGTGTAGTTGTCCATCATCGGGATGCAGTGCCTGATATATTAATTGTCCATCTGGAAATTTCTTTCAAAAGTATCTATGGATTATTACTATAATACAATTATTGCAAATAAAAAAAGGAGCGTCAATACCATATCATCAGCTTGTTTGGTTTACATTCAGTTTAAGCAGTGTCGATAATTTCCAACCTTTAGAAATGCACTTGGGAACACACACAGCAAAAGTGGAAAAATAGCACCTCCTTTGTTCATAAATTGTGTTGAACTTCAGTTGGCATGTCTTTTTGGAGATGGTCATGGTATAAAAGGGTTCAAATGTCAAATCCCCAGCATGTTCCTTGGATGTAAGTTCTATTATCAGTTACTTTGCGTTTTTTGTTTCTAAAGTTGAAGAGTATTCCTTTGAAGCAATTGCATCTTTTTGTGAGGGTTTCCAAAGAAGATAGATCGACTGAGTTAAAATTTCCATTTTGCATGGAAGCTCTACTCTTTCAAAATGGTATTCATGCTTTTGGATTTACTTTATATTTATTTCAGTCTTTCATGATTTTCTTCATATATTTTGGTCTGATCATTAGAGTAGAAAGCAGTGAATGGAAATTAGCGAATATATGCTCAAATCTGATGTTAGTTGTATTACTCTATCTATTTAGTTAAAGTTGAAAAGAACTAGCAAATACAATTTGTCCGATGACGAGGAAGATGATACTACAGTTGATCAGCCACATTCCTCTGACAAGGATGATTTTGAGGATGAAGTGCCCctagatgatgatgaagatgctGATTTCAAGAATGGAGGCGAGTAAGCTCTTCCTTGCTACAATTCCACTGTTATGTGATGCAACAAATGATCAACTACAGCTATACTATAATAGATCAGTTTATTGCCATGATCATTTGGGTGGAACAATTAATTGGGTCGTGATTTGTACCTTCAACTTTGAACATATGCATGGATGATCTTTTTTACATAAACCTTTTTATATAAAAGACAATTTAATTGTGTTTTCCAGGTGGTTTAGCATCGCCAAAACATTTGAGCTTGCAGTCTCTGCAAAATTCTTCAGAATCTAGCTTGCTTGATGGAGAGGATCAGGTAATGTTCTGTTTCACTATTTAAATGTAATATCTTTCTTTTTTATGGAATTTCTCATGACGATTTGGTGACTTTAGTGATTTGGATCTGTCTTAAGGCATAATGATCTAAATCTCTTTGTTGATCTGTCTGTTACTTTATTTACTTCCAAAAACTCATGAAGATTTGGCTGGCTTCTAGCAACTAAAAGTTAAGAATAGATCTTAGTTGCTGCtaatttcatttattttatttttcaaagtttGAATTTGTCTTCTGTGTCCTTTATTACAAGTTAAATTGCATCAGTTTAAAGTATATGCCTTCTTGATTTAGATAATTGAATATCATCAGCTGCATTGGCTTAATAATCTGATGATAAATTTCAATGCCTAACCTTTGACCATGGTTGAGCAGCAGATTGATCCTTTGATGGATCGACCAGTTGATGGGGCAAAAATTTAATTTCTTAAACATGTTCAGAAGTCCTCTGGTGCTGGTTTATCTCGAGCATAAATTTTTTCAATTTTATACCTTTCACTGTTTGTTTCTATTTGTCCTCATTCACAGCCTTCTCTGGCTCATTCCAAGTTTCATCTAATATAttaggagatgatatttttgggtGATTCAACTGAAATTGTTGGATCTCTAATCGTATACTCCATCCATAATTCAGGAACTTTTTTGTTTGTACCTAATCTGTTTGATCTAATTTTGTGTTGGACTTCTTTTTGCATGGTTCTTTCTGACATGTCTCAGAATATAATATCTCTAATTACCAAATATTTTTGCATATTGTTCTTTAATTATTCAAGCTTCTAACCAATCCTTTCTTTAGTTATTAGCAACTGTAATACTCATTTCATTTTTTTCATGTTCATAACATTATCACAAACTTTTATGTCTCAATTTATTTAGTTTTGGACCGATTCATTTTCTCCTTTACCATCTTGATTTAGCCTGGATCAACATCCTTTCAGTATTTCATTTCAATTCTGGGCAGGTCTGCTGCTGTATGTCCTGCATACAGTTTTAGGAAAATGTTCTTCAACCACCTTATGTCAACACCCATGTCATAGTGGAGCAACCTCAATGTCTAACAAGTTTTGATTCTTCTGTGCCAAGACCATTTTTGTGTTTAACAAATGATATAGTGCCAAGTTGAGttgttttaatattatttagtctTCATTAATAGAGGTTTAATAATCCACAAAAAACTTTCTAAAATTATCAAAGCACAACATAACTAAAATTTTGGTGTATGTTTTAGAAAAATTCCCTCGTGCTTACAAGCATGGTTCACATTATCGATCTGTACCGATGTATTGACCAGTTGTCAGTATGATACATACCGAGCTATACCGAGTTATACCAAGTGTACTAACACATCATATACTGGGGGTGTATTGATGTACTATCCGTATCGATCCTTTATCGGAcctcgtaccgcccataccgagcaGTATGCTTTGGCATGTCAAACCTTGCTTGTAAGCAAAAAATTGTTTGCAATGCATCTCAAAAAGTATTGATCTCTCTTCACAATGTGCTTACAGGAGATGGCGAGATGAATCTGAACCTCATATTTGGATGTAAGCAATACTTTTCTAATAGCAGGTTAAATATGCAAAGCAAAACCTAAAACAGGCTTGCATTATCAATGACCAAACTCATTATCCTTTCTGAGTAATACCCTAGAAATTAAAAAATTACTTGGAGATGAACATGATATTACTGAAAACTAGACGTGCGTGAATAAATTTAGCATCAGTATGCAATTGCTACACAATCATCACATCAATATCTGATAAAATCTAGTTCAGTTTGTTTAGCACATTTTATGTCAAACTTTTCACTGATAGTGCTTTACAATTTTACATTCTGGCAACTGGAGGAATGTTTGAACTTAAAGCTCCAAAACATTGTTTAAAAAATGGAGATAACAAGTCAGATTTGTgcatgcttttcaaaatttttggagATCTTCTGAATATTCGAGTCACCTCCTCACAAGCGCAAAGGCTATATATCTAGTGTATGCATGTATATAACTCATGAACTTGCCCTAAAAATAATTTGCATAAAAACAGAAAGATACAGGGAACACCTTAAGAATTTAGTGATGCTTTCTTATCTCGATCCATGGAGTCTACATTTGATCTAGTTAGGGCTTTAATGTTCATGAAATTTGCATTTGTTTCCTTTGCATAGGTTATGAATTCATATATAATTAAACATGGCAGTTAGGATTGTACTTCCTTTTTCCatgttcttgtttttttttttgaaccttgTCAAATCTTGTGTCTGGAGtgtttctttaataaaatgagcTTATGTGTTCATTTATGCCTTCGTAGTTATATAATAATTAAGCTTTGTACTCAATTAAATTTTAGATGTTCACAACAGAGTATTCTGACTTGGCAGACACACAAATCTAAGAAGCAAGTGATGATGGAGATAATCTCAAAGAGCAAATTTTACAAGGTAGGTACTAGACATTATAGATTTGAATTTTTATGTTGCTTGTTTATTTTCCTTGTAATATACTGTTACTAGGTTTATATAAGCTTGTTATCCTTGAGGTGTATTTTACTAAGAGCCATCATATCAACATCCTATTTGTCGTTATTGCATATTGTTCGTTGGTGGTTCTGATTCTGCAGCATGTTTAAACGGCTTATCTAACAAATTTATGTAATGAGAAAAGACAGAAAGGTGTTGATAGAGGTTATTACTGGTTCCTTACTGATTAACTGTTTAGTTTGTATTTTTTTGTTGATGCTAATAAACACCATTGGTTGTGTATTAACCATAACTAATATGTTGTATTTTCCTGATTGTAAAAATTGATGACTCTACTTATGACTACTGAAAGTTAAAAGGCCTGTACTGTGCCTCAACCATTCTTGGTTTCAAATGTCCAGTCATCTTCTACTTAAAGATTTCGGAAATATGGAATGTATTGGCAACTTTAATGCCACACTGAGGTTGCTCCCTTGCAGCCTGGGGCCAGTTATTGGAtcacataatttttttgcttTTAGTGACAAGGCTGTGTTCCCAGACTTTGTATTGGCAAGGAGCATGTGGTGCCCTTTTACTAATTATTACTGACTTGGTTGTTAAAAATAAATGGAAATGCTATCATGACTATTAAAAGTTACAagcctctttattttttttattacaatTTTTGCTGCCAGGTAACAATAGTTCATTAAGCTTTAGGAAATAGGAAACAAATTTGCAATGCATGAGACTATGAGAGTCACCTTAGTAAATTTAATCGTCATACAAGTATATATTTTTGGAATGTTTCGGACTGTTGAAAGGAGAAAAGACCAAGAAATATATGTTTTTGTACTGGATTGCCATCAGAGCGGGGGGAAATAGGCTTGAGACACTATATTACCTTTTATTATACTAAATTCATTGATATACCAAATTTCTCAGCCATTTATGGCTCATGAAGATACTCAACTGGACAGTACTTAGATTCCTATTATGACTATAAAACTTAGAACACTTGTATATTACTCAGTTGTAcatttttttatcaaacaaatcatgTCTCCCTGAGATGAGTTAGGTCTCAAAGCATTTGAGATAACTTATGAAGCAGATGAAAATCTGGTTGCAATGTAACTGTCATGTTCATCATGCATATCAGTAGTTGACTGAATCTGACCAACTGACTCTTATTTTCTTGTACTTATGGTTCTCTCAATTGCTTGAGACCCTTATCTTGCTTGCTTTAGATCTTCTGAAGAATATAAACTACCTCAACTTATAGACTTATATAGCTACTTGTGGAGAAATTGAATTTATTGAAGTTCATGGAAAATTTCAGCTAAACCAATTTGGAGTACAGACGGGGTGCATCACAATAGCTTCATAGTCCCCTCTTTCTCTGCCACCTTGACATCCTAATCTAATTTTTCGCCTTTTGTCTTTTTCTCATTGACAATTTTATAATCTAATCACACCTTAGATTGTCTGAATGGTTAActttttatctaaattttatGTGGTTCATCGTAGAATTTGGGTCTCATCTGTCTGGCTTGGATGGGCAAGCACATGATTCCATATTTGGTATACATAGCCATGCTAAAAGTATTAGAAAATAAATGTTAATTAGTTAATCCTCTTGCAAATCATTATTAATATTTCTCTGTTCTCTGCTACCATGTCAATCTGGATTCTAAATTTTGTTGGAATTCTTGGAGGCATTTTTTCATCATGACATCATGTTGTTTAGTCCATGTCCATATGTACATGCATCGGTGTTATCAATGTACTTAAGGTGGCCTGAGCAAACTTGCATGTTAGTTATTGGTAGTGGTACCATACATTGTTATACAGTTGTAAaaggatcttttttatttttatgtttacatGTGGTTATGCTTGTGAAACATTGTAGGCCCAAAAAgtaaaggagaaagaagaagatgaaagtCTAATGGCAAAGCTAGATGAAGACTTTAGTATGTTGGCCCAAACAGAGGCACTACAGGCTTTATCTCATCCAAGTAAGATGAATGCTTTGAAGGCTTTGTTGAACAAGGACATCAAGAGGGAGTCCTTAAAAGAAGGATCATCAGGTTTATCAGACAACAAACTTATTGAGAAAGTATGTAAACACCACAGCTTGCTTCCTTTAAACTTGCTAAATGTGTTGATGATGTTTTCCAGATGTGTCTCATTTATAacttcttttctttgtttttcatATTCAGAAACTCTTATTTAGTTGCTTGTTAAGTCAAATTCTTCTACTTCTCTAAAGGCTTTCTTGAATATTTCTAAGCATTGAACTGAACATGAGATAGCACAAGATTAATTTTTTCATGtcaattttttattgataacGTTATATCAGCTGTTTTTCTCATGCATCATGTGTTGTCAAAGAAATATTTGTTAGATTTTAATTCCATTTTCTATTTAATTAATACTCTTGTGAGGTTGTGTGATCATTTAAGGAGCAATCTCAGTTCACTTTTCAGTGTTCCATGAGTAACGCTGCAGACAAAACTTGTCAAGGAGGCAAAACTTTCTTGTTTGATTCTGTTTGTCAGAAGTTGTCATTTTCTTATGTTGGAGTGGTGACAACTTTCTGAATAGAAAGCTTTCAAGTAGCTGTCCCTTTATTGAAGACATCCTTACCAAGGCATTCTCTTTCGTGATGCTTGGATTTGATGAAACTGCTTTTGGACAATTTGCTGCTTTTTCtttgtaattcttttctttttttccttcatttgcTGTTGCAAAACTGACAGGACTGAATTTATCTCATTTCTGTTAGCATCATTAACGTTCATTGTTTCCATCAGGGTCATCCTGATGCTTATGACAAACTTGTAAAAGAGCTGGGTTCAGATAGGAGAGCTCATGCATCAGACAGGACAAAAACTCCAGAAGAAATAGCCCAAGAAGAAAAGGAGCGTCTAGAAGAACTGGAGGTGACCTTGCATTGTTTTAAGAGACGATGTTTTACATCTCAGATGTCTTTTATTCTTTAAAGAAGTGATGTTGTGGCATGTTAAACTTGTttagtgtttcttttttttttttttcttgttttgaatAATTTTAGAAGCAACGTCGAGAAAGGATGCTTGCTACCGATGATTCTACTGATGAAGGCAGTGATGATGATAATGTAGAAATACAAAATTCAGCATCAATTAAGATCAGACCTACTTCTGGGGATGATCTTGGAGACTCCTTTTCCATTGCTGATGATGTGACGGGCAAAAAAGGCTGGATTGATGGCATATATGAACAAAATGATGCAGATAATCAAGATGAAAGTGATTCATCTTCCCAGGATTCAGAAGGTGATGAAGATACTGAAGGAGATGGTGATGGGAAAGATGGTAGTGGTGATGAGCATGTAAATATATCCACCATGAAAGATTGGGAgcaaagtgatgatgatgatgacggtcTGAATATGGATGGTGAAGAAACAGAGAACATTGATGAGAAAGAAGTGGCCATTGGTGATAAGCTTACCTTGGATTTGCATGAAGTGAAAACTAGTTCATCTCATGAGATGAATGCTGCTGGAAATCTGGCTCCAGCAAAAGAGAAGGAACTTCCTTATGTAATTGAAGCTCCAAAGAACCTGACAGAGCTATGTTCCTTGCTGGATAGCCGTTCAGATGATGAAGTTGTGGAGATCATTAATCGGATTCGAGCATACAATTCAATAAGACTTGCAGCAGAAAACCGGAAGAAAATGCAAGTATGTCATTTTTGGTTTCCATTTATTGTCTATTTTCCTTGCCTTTTTCTTTATATAAGTTCCACTGGGCATTCCTTTTCTGAAGCTTTTATCATTTTATGTATGTGGATGAATTTGTTCTCTTACGTTTGATTCTTTAACTTGCAGATCTTCTATGGTGTTCTGTTGCAGTATTTTGCTGTTTTAGCTACTCAAAGTCcattaaatttcaaaattataaatTCACTTGTTAAACCTTTGGTAGAGATGAGCGCAGAAACCCCCTATTTTGCAGCCATTTGTGCTAGGCAGCGACTGATACATATACGAACTCACTTCCTGGAGGATATTAGGAACCCAGGTTTGGAGACATATAATCATGTTAACTACTGTTTGGAACATTGACTTCATCTTAAAGTGGGCAACTTGTTTGTAATGTAGGAAAGAGCTGCTGGCCAACTCTGAAGACTTTGCTTCTGTTGAGGCTCTGGTCACTGGTATTTCCGTGCTCTGATTTTCGTCATGTCGTTATGACTCCTGCACTTCTCCTGATGTGTGAGTATCTGATGCGTTGTCCCATAAACTCGGGTCAAGATGCAGCACGTGGATCTTTT contains the following coding sequences:
- the LOC103986541 gene encoding uncharacterized protein LOC103986541 isoform X2 translates to MAKTAARSDPSKKEKKKKKGKGAKRLPSGPAAAAMKAAKPPPTLNPFETIWSRRKFDVVGKRRKGEERRIGLSRSLAVEKRKKTLLKEYEQSAKSSVFLDNRIGEKDDTLQEFDKAVLRLQRERQLKLKRTSKYNLSDDEEDDTTVDQPHSSDKDDFEDEVPLDDDEDADFKNGGGLASPKHLSLQSLQNSSESSLLDGEDQTHKSKKQVMMEIISKSKFYKAQKVKEKEEDESLMAKLDEDFSMLAQTEALQALSHPSKMNALKALLNKDIKRESLKEGSSGLSDNKLIEKGHPDAYDKLVKELGSDRRAHASDRTKTPEEIAQEEKERLEELEKQRRERMLATDDSTDEGSDDDNVEIQNSASIKIRPTSGDDLGDSFSIADDVTGKKGWIDGIYEQNDADNQDESDSSSQDSEGDEDTEGDGDGKDGSGDEHVNISTMKDWEQSDDDDDGLNMDGEETENIDEKEVAIGDKLTLDLHEVKTSSSHEMNAAGNLAPAKEKELPYVIEAPKNLTELCSLLDSRSDDEVVEIINRIRAYNSIRLAAENRKKMQIFYGVLLQYFAVLATQSPLNFKIINSLVKPLVEMSAETPYFAAICARQRLIHIRTHFLEDIRNPGKSCWPTLKTLLLLRLWSLVFPCSDFRHVVMTPALLLMCEYLMRCPINSGQDAARGSFLCSLVFSVCKQSQKFCPEAIIYLQTLLTSSIELKLGLQQHSQLNHLMEIRVLKPWLHVTDQTCAIHPLDFFAVMEMQEESPFFATDTFRASVLSSVSETLKGFIIIYEGFSSFAEIFSPISNLLHEVLQNPNLPGLLRDKMQDVLDLIKKKTDEHHMFRKPLQMRKQKPVPIKLLNPKFEENFVKGRDYDPDRERAEMKKLKKLLKSEKKGAIRELRKDSQFVSGLKETGRLMQEEERAEKYGKAMAFLQEQEYAFKSGQLGKGRKRRR
- the LOC103986541 gene encoding uncharacterized protein LOC103986541 isoform X1, with the translated sequence MAKTAARSDPSKKEKKKKKGKGAKRLPSGPAAAAMKAAKPPPTLNPFETIWSRRKFDVVGKRRKGEERRIGLSRSLAVEKRKKTLLKEYEQSAKSSVFLDNRIGEKDDTLQEFDKAVLRLQRERQLKLKRTSKYNLSDDEEDDTTVDQPHSSDKDDFEDEVPLDDDEDADFKNGGGLASPKHLSLQSLQNSSESSLLDGEDQSILTWQTHKSKKQVMMEIISKSKFYKAQKVKEKEEDESLMAKLDEDFSMLAQTEALQALSHPSKMNALKALLNKDIKRESLKEGSSGLSDNKLIEKGHPDAYDKLVKELGSDRRAHASDRTKTPEEIAQEEKERLEELEKQRRERMLATDDSTDEGSDDDNVEIQNSASIKIRPTSGDDLGDSFSIADDVTGKKGWIDGIYEQNDADNQDESDSSSQDSEGDEDTEGDGDGKDGSGDEHVNISTMKDWEQSDDDDDGLNMDGEETENIDEKEVAIGDKLTLDLHEVKTSSSHEMNAAGNLAPAKEKELPYVIEAPKNLTELCSLLDSRSDDEVVEIINRIRAYNSIRLAAENRKKMQIFYGVLLQYFAVLATQSPLNFKIINSLVKPLVEMSAETPYFAAICARQRLIHIRTHFLEDIRNPGKSCWPTLKTLLLLRLWSLVFPCSDFRHVVMTPALLLMCEYLMRCPINSGQDAARGSFLCSLVFSVCKQSQKFCPEAIIYLQTLLTSSIELKLGLQQHSQLNHLMEIRVLKPWLHVTDQTCAIHPLDFFAVMEMQEESPFFATDTFRASVLSSVSETLKGFIIIYEGFSSFAEIFSPISNLLHEVLQNPNLPGLLRDKMQDVLDLIKKKTDEHHMFRKPLQMRKQKPVPIKLLNPKFEENFVKGRDYDPDRERAEMKKLKKLLKSEKKGAIRELRKDSQFVSGLKETGRLMQEEERAEKYGKAMAFLQEQEYAFKSGQLGKGRKRRR
- the LOC103986541 gene encoding uncharacterized protein LOC103986541 isoform X3, with amino-acid sequence MLKLKRTSKYNLSDDEEDDTTVDQPHSSDKDDFEDEVPLDDDEDADFKNGGGLASPKHLSLQSLQNSSESSLLDGEDQSILTWQTHKSKKQVMMEIISKSKFYKAQKVKEKEEDESLMAKLDEDFSMLAQTEALQALSHPSKMNALKALLNKDIKRESLKEGSSGLSDNKLIEKGHPDAYDKLVKELGSDRRAHASDRTKTPEEIAQEEKERLEELEKQRRERMLATDDSTDEGSDDDNVEIQNSASIKIRPTSGDDLGDSFSIADDVTGKKGWIDGIYEQNDADNQDESDSSSQDSEGDEDTEGDGDGKDGSGDEHVNISTMKDWEQSDDDDDGLNMDGEETENIDEKEVAIGDKLTLDLHEVKTSSSHEMNAAGNLAPAKEKELPYVIEAPKNLTELCSLLDSRSDDEVVEIINRIRAYNSIRLAAENRKKMQIFYGVLLQYFAVLATQSPLNFKIINSLVKPLVEMSAETPYFAAICARQRLIHIRTHFLEDIRNPGKSCWPTLKTLLLLRLWSLVFPCSDFRHVVMTPALLLMCEYLMRCPINSGQDAARGSFLCSLVFSVCKQSQKFCPEAIIYLQTLLTSSIELKLGLQQHSQLNHLMEIRVLKPWLHVTDQTCAIHPLDFFAVMEMQEESPFFATDTFRASVLSSVSETLKGFIIIYEGFSSFAEIFSPISNLLHEVLQNPNLPGLLRDKMQDVLDLIKKKTDEHHMFRKPLQMRKQKPVPIKLLNPKFEENFVKGRDYDPDRERAEMKKLKKLLKSEKKGAIRELRKDSQFVSGLKETGRLMQEEERAEKYGKAMAFLQEQEYAFKSGQLGKGRKRRR
- the LOC103986541 gene encoding uncharacterized protein LOC103986541 isoform X4 codes for the protein MMMKMLISRMEASGLASPKHLSLQSLQNSSESSLLDGEDQSILTWQTHKSKKQVMMEIISKSKFYKAQKVKEKEEDESLMAKLDEDFSMLAQTEALQALSHPSKMNALKALLNKDIKRESLKEGSSGLSDNKLIEKGHPDAYDKLVKELGSDRRAHASDRTKTPEEIAQEEKERLEELEKQRRERMLATDDSTDEGSDDDNVEIQNSASIKIRPTSGDDLGDSFSIADDVTGKKGWIDGIYEQNDADNQDESDSSSQDSEGDEDTEGDGDGKDGSGDEHVNISTMKDWEQSDDDDDGLNMDGEETENIDEKEVAIGDKLTLDLHEVKTSSSHEMNAAGNLAPAKEKELPYVIEAPKNLTELCSLLDSRSDDEVVEIINRIRAYNSIRLAAENRKKMQIFYGVLLQYFAVLATQSPLNFKIINSLVKPLVEMSAETPYFAAICARQRLIHIRTHFLEDIRNPGKSCWPTLKTLLLLRLWSLVFPCSDFRHVVMTPALLLMCEYLMRCPINSGQDAARGSFLCSLVFSVCKQSQKFCPEAIIYLQTLLTSSIELKLGLQQHSQLNHLMEIRVLKPWLHVTDQTCAIHPLDFFAVMEMQEESPFFATDTFRASVLSSVSETLKGFIIIYEGFSSFAEIFSPISNLLHEVLQNPNLPGLLRDKMQDVLDLIKKKTDEHHMFRKPLQMRKQKPVPIKLLNPKFEENFVKGRDYDPDRERAEMKKLKKLLKSEKKGAIRELRKDSQFVSGLKETGRLMQEEERAEKYGKAMAFLQEQEYAFKSGQLGKGRKRRR
- the LOC103986541 gene encoding uncharacterized protein LOC103986541 isoform X5, with amino-acid sequence MMMKMLISRMEASGLASPKHLSLQSLQNSSESSLLDGEDQTHKSKKQVMMEIISKSKFYKAQKVKEKEEDESLMAKLDEDFSMLAQTEALQALSHPSKMNALKALLNKDIKRESLKEGSSGLSDNKLIEKGHPDAYDKLVKELGSDRRAHASDRTKTPEEIAQEEKERLEELEKQRRERMLATDDSTDEGSDDDNVEIQNSASIKIRPTSGDDLGDSFSIADDVTGKKGWIDGIYEQNDADNQDESDSSSQDSEGDEDTEGDGDGKDGSGDEHVNISTMKDWEQSDDDDDGLNMDGEETENIDEKEVAIGDKLTLDLHEVKTSSSHEMNAAGNLAPAKEKELPYVIEAPKNLTELCSLLDSRSDDEVVEIINRIRAYNSIRLAAENRKKMQIFYGVLLQYFAVLATQSPLNFKIINSLVKPLVEMSAETPYFAAICARQRLIHIRTHFLEDIRNPGKSCWPTLKTLLLLRLWSLVFPCSDFRHVVMTPALLLMCEYLMRCPINSGQDAARGSFLCSLVFSVCKQSQKFCPEAIIYLQTLLTSSIELKLGLQQHSQLNHLMEIRVLKPWLHVTDQTCAIHPLDFFAVMEMQEESPFFATDTFRASVLSSVSETLKGFIIIYEGFSSFAEIFSPISNLLHEVLQNPNLPGLLRDKMQDVLDLIKKKTDEHHMFRKPLQMRKQKPVPIKLLNPKFEENFVKGRDYDPDRERAEMKKLKKLLKSEKKGAIRELRKDSQFVSGLKETGRLMQEEERAEKYGKAMAFLQEQEYAFKSGQLGKGRKRRR